In uncultured Methanobrevibacter sp., a genomic segment contains:
- the cca gene encoding CCA tRNA nucleotidyltransferase, translating into MDYKQILNEIKPSKEESHEILKISKELINYLNEICRNENIDAEASLVGSVAKKTYLSGKSDIDIFISFPLDVDVSTLKKTGLYLGYKCSDKFCGKPSEHYASHPYVTSEICGFEVDFVPCYKIENGSQLKSAVDRTILHTKYIKSHLGVNQNEEVLLLKRFMDMTGTYGSEFKVGGFAGYLCELLILKYGTFENTLKEASNWKYGQTIDLEGYNTAKLFNDPLIVIDPTDMNRNVGAALRLDKMAEFIQSARNYLNSNNKKEYFYPASNKFTKKEILEEFKKRGTDLIAIKFNIPDIPLDTLHPQLRKTTMSLVEKLNDEDFSVYQSDYWSDEENIAILLFEMSVSKLNNTKIHHGPKVFVKKGTQNFIEKHGIENCYVLNDFIVSKISREFITPYDFISYVLTSENISLIKVGKNLLNNMITSYDLLSLDDLDLDNENFITFLDDFLNPNKYLYR; encoded by the coding sequence ATGGATTATAAACAAATTTTAAATGAAATTAAACCTTCTAAAGAGGAAAGTCATGAAATTCTTAAGATTTCAAAAGAATTAATTAATTATTTAAATGAAATCTGCAGGAATGAAAATATTGATGCTGAGGCATCACTTGTAGGTTCTGTAGCTAAAAAAACCTATTTAAGTGGAAAATCAGATATTGATATTTTTATTTCATTTCCTTTAGATGTTGATGTTTCAACTCTTAAAAAAACAGGTTTATATTTGGGATATAAATGTAGTGATAAATTTTGTGGAAAACCTAGTGAACATTATGCATCTCATCCATATGTAACTAGTGAAATTTGTGGTTTTGAAGTAGATTTTGTTCCATGTTATAAAATTGAAAATGGGAGTCAATTAAAATCTGCAGTTGATAGAACAATTTTACATACAAAATATATTAAATCTCATTTAGGTGTAAATCAAAATGAAGAAGTTCTTCTTTTAAAAAGATTCATGGACATGACTGGAACATATGGATCTGAATTTAAAGTTGGTGGATTTGCAGGATATCTATGTGAATTACTTATTTTAAAATATGGTACTTTTGAAAATACATTAAAAGAAGCTTCAAATTGGAAATATGGTCAAACTATTGATTTAGAAGGTTATAATACTGCAAAATTATTCAATGATCCATTAATTGTAATTGATCCAACTGATATGAATCGTAATGTTGGTGCAGCTTTAAGATTGGATAAAATGGCTGAATTTATTCAATCTGCAAGAAATTATTTAAATAGTAATAATAAAAAAGAATATTTTTATCCAGCATCTAATAAATTCACTAAAAAAGAAATTTTAGAAGAATTTAAAAAAAGAGGCACAGATTTAATAGCTATTAAATTTAATATTCCAGATATTCCATTAGATACTCTTCATCCTCAACTTAGAAAGACCACTATGTCTCTTGTTGAAAAATTAAATGATGAAGATTTTTCTGTTTACCAATCTGATTATTGGAGTGATGAAGAAAATATAGCTATTTTACTTTTTGAAATGAGTGTTTCTAAATTAAATAATACAAAAATTCATCATGGTCCTAAGGTTTTTGTTAAAAAAGGAACTCAAAATTTCATTGAAAAACATGGGATTGAAAATTGTTATGTTTTAAATGATTTTATCGTTTCTAAAATTTCTAGAGAATTTATTACACCTTATGATTTTATTTCTTATGTTTTAACTTCAGAAAATATATCTTTAATAAAAGTAGGTAAAAATCTTTTAAATAACATGATTACTAGTTATGATTTGCTTTCATTAGATGATTTGGACTTGGATAATGAAAATTTCATAACTTTTCTAGATGATTTTTTGAATCCGAATAAATATCTATATAGATAA
- a CDS encoding Ig-like domain-containing protein, translating into MIYKNDSQYSFTVYGKDGKLAANQEVTFNINGVFYKRISDDNGIVTLKINLNPGSYIITAEYEGCRVSNNITVKSTLLTQDLTMNHKDGSTFNATALDEQGNPLAGQTITFNVNGVFYNKVTDENGIASLNINLNKGEYIITSIWNDYQVGNKITIV; encoded by the coding sequence ATGATTTATAAAAATGATTCTCAATACTCTTTTACTGTTTATGGTAAAGATGGTAAACTTGCAGCTAATCAGGAAGTAACATTTAATATTAATGGTGTTTTCTATAAACGTATTAGTGATGATAATGGAATAGTTACATTAAAAATTAACTTAAACCCAGGATCATATATTATCACAGCTGAATACGAAGGTTGCAGAGTATCAAACAATATTACAGTTAAATCAACATTATTGACTCAAGATTTAACTATGAATCATAAAGATGGATCAACATTTAATGCGACAGCTTTAGATGAACAAGGAAATCCTCTTGCTGGCCAAACAATAACTTTCAATGTAAATGGAGTATTCTATAATAAAGTAACTGATGAAAATGGTATTGCTAGTTTAAACATAAATTTAAACAAAGGTGAATATATCATTACTTCCATATGGAATGATTACCAAGTGGGAAACAAAATTACTATAGTTTAG